From a single Streptomyces misionensis genomic region:
- a CDS encoding BlaI/MecI/CopY family transcriptional regulator: MRRLGGLEAEIMDRLWNWGRPATVREVVDDINRTRPVAYTTVMTVADILHRKGMLRREKAGRAWLYEALRSREEYTASLMQEVLGSTEDRQAALQRFVEHMSPEDVSVLEAALRAAGHRPAGEAPPERPS; encoded by the coding sequence GTGCGACGGCTCGGTGGTCTGGAAGCCGAAATCATGGACCGTCTCTGGAACTGGGGACGGCCCGCCACGGTCCGGGAGGTCGTCGACGACATCAACAGGACCAGGCCGGTCGCCTACACGACGGTGATGACGGTCGCGGACATACTGCACCGCAAGGGCATGCTGCGGCGCGAGAAGGCGGGCCGCGCATGGCTGTACGAGGCCCTGCGCAGCCGCGAGGAGTACACCGCGAGCCTGATGCAGGAGGTGCTCGGCAGCACCGAGGACCGGCAGGCCGCGCTCCAGCGCTTCGTGGAGCACATGTCGCCGGAGGACGTCTCCGTGCTGGAGGCCGCCCTCCGCGCCGCCGGGCACCGGCCCGCCGGCGAGGCGCCACCGGAGAGACCGTCGTGA
- a CDS encoding metal-sensitive transcriptional regulator, which translates to MAHQDDIVRRLRRIEGQVRGLQRMVEEGAYCIDVLTQVAATNAALQSCALALLDEHLNSCVTEAIVEGGEQARTKVSEASSAIARLVRA; encoded by the coding sequence GTGGCCCACCAGGACGACATCGTGAGACGACTGCGCCGCATCGAGGGCCAGGTCCGTGGCCTGCAGCGGATGGTCGAGGAGGGCGCCTACTGCATCGACGTCCTCACCCAGGTCGCCGCCACCAACGCCGCGTTGCAGTCCTGCGCGCTGGCACTGCTGGACGAGCACCTCAACTCGTGCGTCACGGAGGCCATCGTGGAGGGCGGTGAACAGGCCAGGACCAAGGTCAGCGAGGCGTCCTCGGCCATCGCCCGGCTCGTCCGGGCCTGA
- a CDS encoding heavy metal translocating P-type ATPase: MTTTTPGAAEVELAIGGMTCASCAARIEKKLNRMDGVEATVNYATEKAKVSFGPDVAVADLIATVEATGYTAREPEPPRTESGDGGGAAPEADELRPLRERLTAAVVLAVPVIAMAMIPALQFDNWQWLSLTLAAPVVTYSAWPFHKAAWTNARHGAATMDTLISVGTAAAFLWSLWALFFGTAGMPGMRHPFELTIARSDGAGNIYLEAAAGVTAFILAGRYFEARSKRKAGAALKALLELGAKEVTVLRDGREHLVPVAELKVGDRFLVRPGEKIATDGTVVEGSSAVDASMLTGESVPVEVGVGDGVTGATLNAGGRLVVEATRVGADTQLARMAKLVEDAQNGKAAAQRLADKISAVFVPVVIALAIGTLGFWLGNGAGITEAFTAAVAVLIIACPCALGLATPTALMVGTGRGAQLGILIKGPEVLETTRKVDTIVLDKTGTVTTGRMTLLAVHTADTTDEAEVLRLAGALEHASEHPIAQAVAAGAAARVGTLPAPEDFANIAGLGVQGIVEGHAVLVGREKLLGEWAIELSDKLAHAKAQAEAAGRTAIAVAWDGEARAVLEVADAIKETSPEAIRRLRALGLTPILLTGDNRAVAEAVAAEVGIAPEHVFAEVLPQDKVDVVKRLQGEGRSVAMVGDGVNDAAALAQADLGLAMGTGTDAAIEAGDLTLVRGDLRVAADAIRLSRKTLGTIRSNLFWAFAYNVAALPLAASGLLNPMIAGAAMAFSSVFVVGNSLRLRGFQPADR, encoded by the coding sequence ATGACCACCACCACGCCCGGCGCGGCCGAGGTCGAACTCGCCATCGGCGGCATGACCTGCGCCTCGTGCGCCGCCCGGATCGAGAAGAAGCTCAACCGCATGGACGGTGTCGAGGCCACCGTCAACTACGCCACCGAGAAGGCCAAGGTCAGCTTCGGCCCGGACGTCGCGGTCGCCGACCTCATCGCCACCGTCGAGGCCACCGGCTACACCGCGCGCGAGCCCGAGCCGCCGCGCACCGAATCCGGGGACGGCGGCGGCGCCGCACCGGAGGCCGACGAACTGCGGCCGCTGCGCGAGCGGTTGACCGCCGCCGTCGTGCTCGCGGTGCCCGTCATCGCGATGGCCATGATCCCGGCCCTCCAGTTCGACAACTGGCAGTGGCTGTCGCTCACCCTCGCGGCACCGGTGGTCACCTACTCCGCCTGGCCGTTCCACAAGGCCGCCTGGACCAACGCCCGGCACGGCGCGGCCACCATGGACACGCTGATCTCCGTCGGCACCGCGGCGGCCTTCCTGTGGTCGCTGTGGGCGCTGTTCTTCGGCACGGCCGGCATGCCCGGGATGCGGCACCCCTTCGAGCTGACCATCGCGCGCAGCGACGGCGCCGGGAACATCTACCTGGAGGCCGCCGCCGGCGTCACCGCCTTCATCCTGGCCGGGCGCTACTTCGAGGCCCGCTCCAAGCGCAAGGCGGGCGCCGCCCTGAAAGCCCTGCTGGAACTGGGCGCCAAGGAAGTCACCGTCCTGCGCGACGGCCGTGAACACCTCGTGCCGGTTGCGGAGTTGAAGGTCGGGGACCGCTTCCTGGTCCGGCCCGGCGAGAAGATCGCCACCGACGGCACCGTGGTCGAGGGCTCCTCCGCCGTGGACGCCTCCATGCTCACCGGCGAGTCCGTGCCGGTCGAGGTCGGCGTCGGCGACGGCGTCACCGGCGCCACCCTGAACGCGGGCGGCCGGCTCGTCGTCGAGGCCACCCGGGTCGGCGCCGACACCCAACTGGCCCGCATGGCCAAGCTCGTGGAGGACGCGCAGAACGGCAAGGCCGCGGCCCAGCGCCTCGCCGACAAGATCTCGGCGGTGTTCGTCCCCGTGGTCATCGCCCTGGCCATCGGCACCCTGGGCTTCTGGCTCGGCAACGGCGCGGGCATCACCGAGGCGTTCACCGCCGCGGTCGCCGTGCTGATCATCGCCTGCCCCTGCGCCCTGGGGCTCGCCACGCCGACCGCGCTGATGGTCGGCACCGGGCGCGGCGCCCAGCTGGGCATCCTGATCAAGGGTCCCGAGGTGCTGGAGACCACCCGCAAGGTCGACACCATCGTCCTGGACAAGACCGGTACCGTCACGACCGGCCGGATGACCCTGCTCGCCGTGCACACCGCCGACACCACCGACGAGGCCGAGGTACTGCGGCTGGCCGGCGCCCTGGAGCACGCCTCCGAGCACCCCATCGCCCAGGCCGTCGCCGCGGGCGCCGCCGCCCGCGTGGGCACCCTGCCCGCCCCCGAGGACTTCGCCAACATCGCCGGCCTCGGCGTCCAGGGCATCGTCGAGGGGCACGCGGTCCTGGTCGGCCGGGAGAAGCTGCTCGGCGAGTGGGCGATCGAGCTGTCCGACAAGCTCGCGCACGCCAAGGCGCAGGCCGAGGCGGCCGGTCGTACGGCCATCGCGGTGGCCTGGGACGGCGAGGCCCGCGCGGTGCTCGAGGTCGCCGACGCCATCAAGGAGACCAGCCCGGAGGCCATCCGCCGGCTGCGCGCGCTGGGCCTGACGCCCATCCTGCTGACCGGTGACAACCGGGCGGTCGCCGAGGCGGTCGCCGCGGAGGTCGGGATCGCGCCCGAGCACGTCTTCGCCGAGGTCCTCCCGCAGGACAAGGTGGACGTCGTCAAGCGCCTCCAGGGCGAGGGTCGTTCGGTCGCCATGGTCGGCGACGGCGTCAACGACGCCGCCGCGCTGGCCCAGGCCGACCTCGGTCTCGCGATGGGCACCGGAACGGACGCCGCCATCGAGGCCGGGGACCTGACGCTCGTCCGGGGCGACCTCAGGGTCGCGGCGGACGCGATCCGGCTGTCCCGCAAGACGCTGGGCACCATCCGGTCCAACCTCTTCTGGGCCTTCGCCTACAACGTCGCGGCACTGCCGCTCGCGGCCAGTGGCCTGCTCAACCCGATGATCGCCGGCGCGGCCATGGCCTTCTCCTCGGTCTTCGTGGTCGGCAACAGCCTGCGGCTGCGCGGCTTCCAGCCGGCGGACCGCTGA
- a CDS encoding heavy-metal-associated domain-containing protein gives MSNCCTPDGSCHTDARTKVVYKVEGVGSAHCQGVVAKAVGALDEVAAVEVEIGTGLVTVTPAAAADEALDALVAEAVDEAGYDFAGRATV, from the coding sequence GTGTCGAACTGCTGCACCCCTGACGGCAGCTGCCACACCGACGCCCGGACCAAGGTCGTCTACAAGGTCGAGGGAGTCGGCAGCGCCCACTGCCAGGGCGTCGTCGCGAAGGCGGTCGGCGCGCTGGACGAGGTCGCCGCCGTCGAGGTCGAGATCGGCACCGGCCTGGTGACCGTGACCCCCGCCGCCGCGGCCGACGAGGCGCTGGACGCGCTGGTCGCCGAGGCCGTCGACGAGGCCGGCTACGACTTCGCGGGCCGGGCCACCGTCTGA
- a CDS encoding GNAT family N-acetyltransferase — protein MFEGKLVRLRALRSEDAAHHVRWRNDPEVVRWAAAGDPCFGPVTVEAIALGFETMLRLSPRESAVFTVEELAGGKVIGMADYRDLDPYAGVATLGVTIGEREFWGRGHGSDALRLLVTHLFGAYGLRRLELDTWSGNERAVRAFSRLGFHEEGRRRSAVLVEGERYDRVLFGMLREEWPDPV, from the coding sequence ATGTTCGAAGGAAAACTCGTAAGGCTTCGCGCGCTGCGCTCCGAGGACGCGGCCCACCACGTCCGGTGGCGCAACGACCCGGAGGTGGTGCGTTGGGCGGCGGCCGGTGACCCGTGTTTCGGCCCGGTCACGGTGGAGGCGATCGCACTCGGCTTCGAGACCATGCTGCGACTGAGCCCGAGGGAGTCGGCCGTGTTCACGGTCGAGGAGCTGGCCGGCGGCAAGGTGATCGGCATGGCCGACTACCGCGACCTCGACCCCTACGCCGGAGTGGCGACGCTGGGAGTCACCATCGGCGAGCGGGAGTTCTGGGGCCGCGGCCACGGCAGTGACGCGTTGCGGCTGCTCGTCACCCACCTGTTCGGCGCGTACGGTCTGCGCCGGCTGGAGCTGGACACCTGGAGCGGCAACGAACGCGCCGTGCGCGCCTTCTCGCGACTGGGCTTCCACGAGGAGGGCCGCCGCCGGTCGGCCGTGCTGGTCGAGGGGGAGCGCTACGACCGCGTGCTCTTCGGAATGCTCCGCGAGGAGTGGCCGGACCCCGTGTGA
- a CDS encoding SDR family NAD(P)-dependent oxidoreductase: MTTAQHKIGSGFGARSTADDVLRGIDLTGRLALVTGGYSGIGLETTRSLVRAGARVVVPARRPDTAEQALGGPPGVEVDEMDLGDLESVRAFAERFLGSGRTLDMVIGSAGIMACPETRVGPGWEAQFATNHLGHFALVNRLWPAITAGGARVVSVSSRGHHAGGIRWDDVNWRQGYDKWEAYGQAKTANVLFAVHLDKLGRDAGVRAFALHPGGILTPLQRYLGKEEQIERGWIDENGTVLHPEAFKTPQQGAATQVWAATSPQLDGLGGLYLEDCDVAEPAPADGEREGVKDWAIDPEQAARLWALSAELTGVDAFADRA, from the coding sequence ATGACTACCGCACAGCACAAGATCGGGTCCGGTTTCGGTGCCCGCAGCACGGCGGACGACGTTCTGCGGGGCATCGATCTGACCGGCAGGCTCGCCCTCGTCACCGGCGGTTATTCGGGCATCGGCCTGGAGACCACGCGCTCGCTCGTCAGGGCCGGTGCCCGGGTGGTCGTACCGGCGCGCCGGCCGGACACCGCCGAGCAGGCGCTGGGCGGGCCGCCCGGCGTCGAGGTGGACGAGATGGACCTCGGGGACCTGGAGAGCGTGCGCGCTTTCGCCGAGCGTTTCCTCGGCTCCGGACGGACGCTGGACATGGTCATCGGCAGTGCCGGGATCATGGCGTGCCCGGAGACCCGGGTGGGACCCGGCTGGGAGGCGCAGTTCGCCACCAACCACCTCGGGCACTTCGCCCTCGTCAACCGGCTGTGGCCGGCGATCACGGCGGGCGGCGCCCGGGTCGTCTCGGTGTCCTCCCGCGGCCACCACGCCGGCGGCATCCGCTGGGACGACGTCAACTGGCGCCAGGGGTACGACAAGTGGGAGGCGTACGGCCAGGCCAAGACCGCCAACGTGCTGTTCGCCGTCCATCTCGACAAGCTCGGCCGGGACGCGGGCGTGCGCGCCTTCGCGCTGCACCCCGGCGGCATCCTCACCCCGCTCCAGCGGTACCTCGGCAAGGAGGAGCAGATCGAGCGCGGCTGGATCGACGAGAACGGCACCGTGCTCCACCCCGAGGCCTTCAAGACCCCGCAGCAGGGCGCGGCCACCCAGGTGTGGGCGGCGACCTCCCCGCAACTGGACGGTCTCGGCGGTCTCTACCTGGAGGACTGCGACGTCGCCGAGCCCGCGCCGGCCGACGGCGAGCGCGAAGGGGTCAAGGACTGGGCGATCGACCCGGAGCAGGCGGCCCGGCTGTGGGCGCTGTCCGCCGAACTGACCGGTGTCGACGCGTTCGCGGACCGGGCATAG
- a CDS encoding GNAT family N-acetyltransferase, whose product MLGTVTPVPESAGSGVAVVIPVSVRDLRPRDLPACGWSGSATHVRQIERQLARAAAGEADYLAVCTPADLPVAIGGIDYRASAGAGTLWQLAVLPALQSCGLGTLLIRAAEQRIRDRGLRRAELAVEEDNPRARALYERLGYAAYGREPDAWDEEGPDGSIHRYETMCVLMRKAL is encoded by the coding sequence ATGCTCGGGACCGTGACCCCCGTACCCGAATCCGCCGGCTCCGGCGTCGCCGTCGTCATACCCGTCAGCGTCCGCGACCTGCGCCCGCGCGACCTGCCGGCCTGCGGCTGGTCGGGCTCGGCGACCCATGTGCGGCAGATCGAGCGGCAGTTGGCCCGTGCCGCGGCCGGCGAGGCGGACTACCTGGCGGTGTGCACCCCCGCGGACCTGCCGGTGGCGATCGGCGGCATCGACTACCGGGCTTCCGCGGGGGCCGGCACCCTGTGGCAGCTCGCCGTGCTCCCGGCGCTCCAGTCCTGCGGTCTGGGCACGCTGCTGATCCGCGCCGCCGAGCAGCGGATCAGGGACCGCGGCCTGCGCAGGGCGGAACTCGCCGTGGAGGAGGACAACCCACGGGCTCGCGCCCTGTACGAGCGCCTGGGGTATGCCGCGTACGGGCGCGAGCCCGACGCCTGGGACGAGGAAGGACCCGACGGGTCGATCCACCGCTACGAGACCATGTGCGTCCTCATGCGCAAGGCCCTGTGA
- a CDS encoding carbon-nitrogen hydrolase family protein gives MSIAVAQPRCTDYDVTVNAVAHAEAVRAAHARVVVFPEMSLTGYWLDAAPVSPDDERLAPIVAACAETGTLALVGAPVPGPRIGVLAVDADGARVAYGKVHLHGSEAAHFVPGEHTVIEVDGWRLGLAVCRDTGIPEHAARTAALGIDGYVAGVVHADHEAEVHGERARRVAADHGVWVATAAFAGPTGGGFDRTSGRSGIWSADGRRVAEAGVAPDGIARAVFTK, from the coding sequence TTGAGCATCGCGGTGGCGCAGCCGAGGTGCACGGACTACGACGTGACGGTCAACGCCGTCGCGCACGCGGAGGCCGTGCGGGCGGCCCACGCGCGGGTGGTGGTCTTCCCCGAGATGTCGCTGACCGGTTATTGGTTGGACGCGGCGCCGGTCTCCCCGGACGACGAACGGCTGGCCCCGATCGTCGCCGCGTGCGCCGAGACCGGAACGCTCGCGCTCGTCGGCGCGCCGGTCCCGGGTCCGCGCATCGGCGTCCTGGCGGTGGACGCGGACGGTGCGCGCGTGGCCTACGGGAAGGTCCATCTGCACGGCAGCGAGGCCGCGCACTTCGTGCCGGGGGAGCACACCGTGATCGAAGTGGACGGATGGCGGCTGGGACTGGCCGTCTGCCGTGACACGGGTATCCCCGAACACGCCGCGAGAACGGCCGCGTTGGGGATCGACGGCTATGTCGCCGGGGTCGTCCACGCCGATCACGAGGCCGAGGTCCACGGTGAGCGCGCCCGCCGGGTCGCCGCCGACCACGGTGTGTGGGTCGCCACGGCGGCCTTCGCCGGTCCGACCGGTGGCGGCTTCGACCGCACGTCCGGCCGTTCGGGCATCTGGTCCGCCGACGGGCGACGGGTCGCGGAGGCGGGCGTCGCGCCCGACGGGATCGCGCGGGCGGTCTTCACCAAGTGA
- a CDS encoding HEAT repeat domain-containing protein — protein MLIGDVARRSGVSARMLRHYESLGLVRPTGRTGSGYREYSGENIRRVFHIESLRSLGLSLSDVGRALDDPGFAPAELVEDLVRRTRERIAAETELLTRLRRIGAAEPADWEDVLQTVALLKALRSDSAGARQRAALSAAEEVPVPVEALVEAALGESDPHVAGALRWALAHTGGDAPALLAEGLAAPEAEVRERAVRALAEIPDDTATALLRDALTDPDGTVRGHAALALGARGVAEAVPTLLDMVVEGRNDTDASDALGTLASEPARAERIATGLVDRLSRDTPGPAARRRLAQALADIPGTTASHALAALSTDEDRAVALTARYVLTLRGAG, from the coding sequence GTGCTGATCGGCGATGTGGCGCGACGGTCCGGGGTCAGTGCCCGTATGCTCCGGCACTACGAATCGCTCGGCCTGGTGCGGCCGACGGGCCGGACCGGCTCCGGCTACCGGGAGTACTCCGGCGAGAACATCCGGCGCGTCTTCCACATCGAGAGCCTGCGGTCCCTGGGGCTGTCGCTGAGCGACGTCGGGCGCGCGCTCGACGACCCGGGCTTCGCACCCGCCGAACTCGTCGAGGACCTCGTCCGCCGGACGCGCGAGCGCATCGCGGCGGAGACGGAACTGCTCACGCGACTGCGCCGGATCGGTGCCGCGGAACCCGCCGACTGGGAGGACGTCCTCCAGACCGTCGCGCTCCTCAAGGCCCTGAGGTCGGACAGCGCGGGGGCCCGGCAGCGGGCGGCGCTGTCCGCGGCGGAGGAGGTGCCCGTGCCGGTCGAGGCACTGGTCGAGGCCGCGCTGGGCGAGTCGGACCCGCACGTCGCCGGGGCCCTGCGCTGGGCCCTGGCGCACACGGGCGGGGACGCGCCCGCACTGCTGGCCGAGGGCCTCGCCGCGCCCGAGGCCGAGGTGCGCGAACGCGCCGTCCGGGCCCTCGCCGAGATCCCGGACGACACGGCGACCGCACTGCTGCGGGACGCCCTCACGGACCCCGACGGCACGGTGCGCGGCCATGCCGCCCTGGCCCTCGGTGCGCGCGGGGTGGCCGAGGCGGTCCCGACACTGCTCGACATGGTCGTCGAGGGCCGAAACGACACGGACGCGTCCGACGCGCTGGGCACGCTGGCGAGCGAGCCCGCGCGGGCCGAGCGGATCGCCACCGGTCTGGTCGACCGCCTCTCCCGGGACACCCCCGGCCCGGCCGCCCGCCGCCGGCTGGCACAGGCGCTCGCGGACATCCCGGGAACCACGGCCTCGCACGCTCTCGCGGCCCTGTCCACCGACGAGGACCGGGCCGTGGCCCTCACGGCGAGGTACGTCCTCACCCTGCGCGGCGCGGGGTAG
- a CDS encoding HEAT repeat domain-containing protein → MTLPHEAELLRSLEHDDSSVRLRAALAAGTTPHPGFVGKLVERCGREPEFHVREMLTWALTRHAAATTVPALLGELRSQHAQARSQALHTLSKIGDRRAWPAITPALLSDADDEVARSAWRAAVVLVPEGAEHQLAVVLAAQLGRGEQETQLSLSRALIALGEVMPPVLDAATTDPDPRVRAHALATQRLWRDPEAGFGFAIEEAKRVVALGGAGREGR, encoded by the coding sequence ATGACCCTGCCGCACGAGGCCGAACTTCTGCGAAGCCTGGAGCACGACGACTCCTCGGTCCGGCTGCGAGCGGCGCTGGCGGCCGGTACGACCCCGCACCCGGGGTTCGTCGGCAAGCTCGTCGAGCGCTGCGGGCGCGAACCCGAGTTCCATGTACGCGAGATGCTGACGTGGGCCCTCACCCGGCACGCGGCCGCGACGACGGTCCCGGCCCTGCTCGGCGAACTCCGCTCCCAACACGCGCAGGCGCGCAGTCAGGCGCTGCACACGCTGTCCAAGATCGGCGACCGGCGGGCCTGGCCGGCGATCACCCCGGCGCTGCTGTCCGACGCGGACGACGAGGTGGCCCGCAGCGCCTGGCGGGCGGCGGTCGTCCTCGTACCCGAAGGCGCGGAGCACCAGTTGGCCGTAGTGTTGGCGGCACAGCTCGGGCGCGGCGAGCAGGAGACCCAGCTCAGCCTCAGCCGCGCGCTGATCGCGCTCGGCGAGGTGATGCCGCCGGTGCTGGACGCCGCGACGACGGATCCCGACCCGCGGGTGCGCGCCCACGCACTGGCCACGCAGCGGCTGTGGCGCGACCCGGAGGCCGGATTCGGGTTCGCGATCGAGGAGGCGAAGCGCGTCGTGGCCCTCGGCGGGGCCGGCCGGGAGGGGCGGTAG
- a CDS encoding MFS transporter has product MTMSASPARGGTPAISASPPPAGRLTHRQIMTILSGLMLGMFLAALDQTIVSTSIRTIADDLHGLSAQAWVTTAYLITSTISTPLYGKLSDLYGRKPFFLAAITIFVVGSAACSFATSMNALSAFRAFQGIGAGGLMSLALAIIGDIVPPRERARYQGYMLAMFGSSSVLGPLIGGFLAGRSSILAISGWRWVFLVNVPVGIIALFVVAKVLNLPHTRREHRIDWWGAVTITVGVVPLLLVAEQGQSWGWTSTKAYVCYAVGVVGLLAWVLVERAMGDEALIPMRLFRSSVFSKMSLLSVLIGMGMFGGMMMVPLYLQIVKGVSPTKSGLLMLPLMVGMIAGTIVVGRIISKTGKYKIFPIVGTMLLVAAMLLFHYRVQWDSPLPETMAYMALFGVGLSGCMQILTLAVQNSVEPKDMGVATASATFFRQMGGTAGTAVFLSVLFSTVGDKIASAFAAAARTPAFQAALHDPAVRADPANAPVLKMVEHPGASGGSGSGVLDDSSFIQRLDPRLAQPFKEGFTDSMHLVFLCAAAIMVLGLLVAVWTKEVPLRKVSGLEARAAEANGTAADGGQGDGAQAPEPAAAPAPVADAPAAVEAPPARDGAAGTARQAVRGRVLDGSGAPVPQAAVTLIDVRGRQLDRAVSAQDGSYEVTVTGSGTYVLIGAAGARQPQAVTVLVGEEPVVHDLVLSGSTAALAGSVRDAAEGHPLPGALLVATDLRGEVVTSGTTGADGGFSLADLVPGSYTLAVNAPGYRPTAVPVEVAPGATEPCEIGLEPGARLHGVVSSVTGNPLGDAKVTLLDSAGNVIGTATTGADGVYGFGDLDRGEYTVIAGGYAPVATSVRLDAGGTTDLDVELSHEDTAG; this is encoded by the coding sequence ATGACCATGTCCGCGTCCCCGGCCCGCGGGGGAACCCCAGCGATATCCGCGTCGCCACCGCCGGCCGGCCGGCTGACGCACCGCCAGATCATGACGATCCTGAGCGGCCTGATGCTGGGCATGTTCCTCGCCGCCCTCGACCAGACCATCGTCAGCACCTCGATCCGGACCATAGCCGACGATCTGCACGGACTCAGCGCGCAGGCGTGGGTCACCACCGCGTACCTGATCACGTCGACCATCAGCACGCCGCTGTACGGCAAGCTGTCCGACCTCTACGGCCGCAAGCCCTTCTTCCTCGCGGCCATCACCATCTTCGTCGTCGGCTCGGCGGCCTGTTCGTTCGCCACCTCGATGAACGCGCTGTCGGCCTTCCGGGCCTTCCAGGGCATCGGCGCCGGCGGTCTGATGTCGCTGGCACTGGCGATCATCGGTGACATCGTGCCGCCCCGCGAGCGCGCCCGCTACCAGGGCTACATGCTCGCCATGTTCGGCTCCTCCAGCGTCCTCGGCCCGCTCATCGGCGGCTTCCTGGCCGGGCGCAGCAGCATCCTGGCCATCTCCGGCTGGCGCTGGGTCTTCCTCGTCAACGTGCCCGTCGGCATCATCGCCCTGTTCGTCGTCGCCAAGGTGCTCAACCTCCCGCACACCCGGCGCGAGCACCGCATCGACTGGTGGGGCGCGGTGACCATCACCGTCGGCGTGGTGCCGCTGCTGCTCGTGGCCGAGCAGGGCCAGAGCTGGGGCTGGACCTCCACCAAGGCGTACGTCTGCTACGCGGTCGGGGTCGTCGGCCTGCTGGCCTGGGTCCTCGTGGAGCGGGCCATGGGCGACGAGGCGCTGATCCCGATGCGCCTGTTCCGCAGCTCCGTGTTCAGCAAGATGAGCCTGCTGTCCGTGCTCATCGGCATGGGCATGTTCGGCGGGATGATGATGGTCCCGCTGTACCTCCAGATCGTGAAGGGCGTCAGCCCCACCAAGTCCGGTCTGCTGATGCTGCCGCTGATGGTCGGCATGATCGCCGGCACCATCGTGGTCGGCCGCATCATCTCCAAGACCGGCAAGTACAAGATCTTCCCGATCGTCGGCACCATGCTGCTCGTCGCGGCCATGCTGCTCTTCCACTACCGGGTCCAGTGGGACAGCCCGCTGCCGGAGACCATGGCCTACATGGCGCTGTTCGGCGTCGGCCTCAGCGGCTGCATGCAGATCCTGACCCTGGCCGTGCAGAACTCCGTCGAGCCCAAGGACATGGGCGTGGCGACCGCGTCGGCCACCTTCTTCCGGCAGATGGGCGGCACCGCCGGTACGGCGGTCTTCCTGTCCGTGCTGTTCAGCACCGTCGGCGACAAGATCGCCTCGGCGTTCGCCGCCGCGGCCCGGACGCCCGCGTTCCAGGCCGCGCTGCACGACCCGGCCGTCCGCGCCGACCCCGCGAACGCGCCCGTGCTGAAGATGGTCGAGCACCCCGGCGCGAGCGGCGGCAGCGGCTCGGGCGTGCTGGACGACTCCTCCTTCATCCAGCGGCTCGACCCGCGTCTGGCCCAGCCCTTCAAGGAGGGCTTCACCGACTCGATGCACCTCGTGTTCCTGTGCGCCGCGGCCATCATGGTCCTCGGCCTCCTGGTCGCGGTGTGGACCAAGGAGGTGCCGCTGCGCAAGGTGTCGGGTCTGGAGGCCCGCGCCGCCGAGGCGAACGGCACGGCGGCGGACGGCGGTCAGGGGGACGGCGCCCAGGCGCCGGAGCCCGCCGCCGCGCCCGCCCCGGTGGCGGACGCCCCCGCGGCCGTCGAGGCCCCGCCCGCACGGGACGGCGCCGCCGGCACCGCCCGGCAGGCCGTGCGCGGCCGGGTGCTGGACGGCTCGGGCGCCCCGGTCCCGCAGGCGGCGGTCACCCTGATCGACGTCCGGGGCCGGCAGCTGGACCGTGCCGTCAGCGCCCAGGACGGCAGCTACGAGGTGACGGTGACCGGCTCCGGCACGTACGTGCTGATCGGCGCCGCGGGCGCCCGTCAGCCGCAGGCCGTCACCGTGCTGGTCGGCGAGGAGCCGGTCGTCCACGACCTCGTGCTCAGCGGCAGTACCGCGGCCCTCGCCGGGTCCGTCCGGGACGCGGCCGAGGGGCACCCGCTGCCGGGCGCCCTGCTGGTCGCGACCGACCTGCGCGGTGAGGTCGTCACCTCCGGCACCACCGGCGCCGACGGCGGCTTCTCGCTCGCGGACCTGGTCCCCGGCAGCTACACCCTCGCCGTGAACGCGCCGGGCTACCGTCCGACGGCCGTGCCGGTCGAGGTCGCACCGGGAGCCACCGAGCCCTGCGAGATCGGCCTCGAACCCGGCGCCCGGCTGCACGGCGTCGTCAGCTCCGTCACCGGCAACCCGCTCGGCGACGCCAAGGTGACCCTGCTGGACTCGGCGGGCAATGTGATCGGCACCGCGACCACCGGCGCCGACGGCGTGTACGGCTTCGGCGACCTGGACCGCGGCGAGTACACCGTCATCGCCGGCGGCTACGCCCCGGTCGCCACGTCCGTGCGCCTGGACGCCGGCGGCACGACGGACCTCGACGTCGAGCTGTCCCACGAGGACACGGCCGGCTAG